A single genomic interval of Natronoarchaeum philippinense harbors:
- a CDS encoding cupin domain-containing protein: protein MYSKVSIDDVEERSIEDIEPGLKSVGYETRPDQMRPSVWEFEEGEQTNHHYHEHQEELYLVLDGRFHVVVGDDKFDLEPEDVLVVEPSAERQLTALETGRLFVVGAPNEPDDAVVVD, encoded by the coding sequence GTGTACTCGAAAGTCAGCATTGACGACGTAGAGGAACGATCAATCGAGGATATCGAGCCGGGTCTCAAATCGGTCGGCTACGAGACTCGCCCCGATCAGATGCGCCCCAGCGTCTGGGAGTTCGAGGAAGGAGAGCAGACCAACCACCACTACCACGAGCACCAAGAGGAGCTGTACCTCGTACTCGACGGGCGATTCCACGTCGTCGTGGGCGACGACAAGTTCGACCTCGAACCCGAGGACGTGCTCGTCGTCGAGCCGTCGGCCGAGCGCCAACTGACCGCCCTAGAGACGGGGCGGCTGTTCGTCGTCGGCGCGCCGAACGAGCCCGACGACGCCGTCGTCGTCGATTAG